In Syntrophomonadaceae bacterium, one genomic interval encodes:
- a CDS encoding helix-turn-helix domain-containing protein produces the protein MSIEVELYEKIRQFYEHDGMSQRAIAKKLNISRNTVKKYCDGSHVPWERQGKSGRKNTRNTRGTVLLC, from the coding sequence ATGTCAATTGAAGTGGAACTATATGAAAAGATCCGGCAATTTTATGAACATGATGGCATGTCACAAAGAGCAATAGCCAAGAAGCTAAACATCTCCCGCAACACTGTAAAAAAATATTGTGATGGCTCCCATGTACCATGGGAAAGACAAGGGAAAAGCGGCCGAAAGAACACAAGGAACACAAGGGGGACGGTTCTT
- a CDS encoding HNH endonuclease — protein MAVLEEQYRLAAFKWIEEQVQIHGEVLPRSILEKGFILNSQQVTLVGPSGIWKPKVLEKVPLSITTVAGGPYDDVFTKDGFLEYRYRGTDINHRDNVGLREAMVRQIPLIYFHGIVKSKYLAVWPVFVIGDNPKALSFTLAADEQMSIGQYLNSLNSSQGSLVADESAYYKRSYITSTIKTRLHQKSFRERVLEAYHQQCTFCRLRHIELLDAAHIIPDSEVYGESNVNNGLSLCKIHHAAFDSNIIGVTPEYKIEVRKDILLEKDGPMLLYGIQQFHDKRIILPSSRTLWPDQEKLEMRYDRFIKAG, from the coding sequence GTGGCTGTATTGGAAGAGCAATATAGACTAGCCGCATTTAAATGGATTGAAGAGCAGGTTCAAATCCATGGTGAGGTTCTTCCACGTTCCATTCTTGAAAAGGGGTTCATATTGAACAGCCAGCAAGTCACTCTGGTCGGTCCTTCAGGGATTTGGAAACCGAAAGTATTAGAGAAGGTGCCGTTATCAATTACTACTGTGGCTGGCGGGCCGTATGATGACGTTTTTACTAAGGACGGCTTTCTTGAATACCGTTATAGAGGGACTGATATCAACCATCGTGACAATGTAGGATTAAGAGAAGCAATGGTTAGACAAATACCTCTGATCTATTTTCATGGCATAGTTAAAAGCAAATACTTGGCGGTATGGCCGGTTTTTGTTATCGGAGATAACCCGAAGGCTTTGTCTTTCACATTAGCGGCAGACGAACAAATGTCAATTGGACAATACCTGAACAGTCTAAATTCAAGTCAGGGTTCCTTGGTTGCAGACGAAAGCGCTTATTACAAGCGCAGTTACATAACTTCTACTATTAAAACACGATTACATCAAAAATCGTTTAGGGAAAGAGTTCTTGAAGCATATCACCAGCAATGCACATTCTGCCGACTCCGGCATATTGAACTTCTTGATGCAGCTCATATAATACCTGATTCTGAAGTATACGGTGAATCAAATGTAAATAATGGGCTTTCTTTGTGTAAAATTCACCACGCTGCATTTGATAGCAATATTATTGGGGTAACCCCTGAGTATAAAATAGAAGTGAGGAAAGACATCCTGTTAGAAAAAGATGGGCCAATGCTTCTTTATGGGATTCAGCAATTCCATGATAAGAGAATTATACTTCCAAGTAGTAGAACACTGTGGCCGGATCAGGAAAAACTCGAAATGAGATATGATAGATTTATCAAGGCTGGGTAA